The DNA segment GATCGAGCTGTACTTCTGCTTGCGCTCGATGAGCTTGTCGGTGAGGTCGGCCCGGTCGGCGCCGAGGGTCTCCGCCGCGGCGTAGAGGTACATGCCGTGCCCGGCCTCGTCCTGGACCTTGGCCAGCAGGATCGCCTTGCGCCGCAGGCTGGGCGCGGCGAGCAGCCAGTCGCCCTCGGGCTGCATGCCGATGATCTCGGAGTGGGCGTGCTGCGCGATCTGCCGGACCAGGCCCTTGCGGTAGGCCTCCGGCATCCAGTCGCGCGGCTCGATCCGGTGGTCGGCGGCGATCGTGGCGTCGAACTGCGCCTGGAGTGCTGCGGTGCCGGCGTCGCGGCTGTCGGTCGGGCGGTCCAGTGCGGGCGCGGACATCGCATCTCCTCGGGAGCTCTCGGATCGGGCATTTACCGACCGGGCGTTCAGTAATAGTGTGACGCGGGACAACGCAGTCCACAAGCGCCGGTGCCGATCCGCGCGGCGCGCAGTCCTGAGGGGACCCCGCGATGACCCGTGCGACCAGCGAGACCACCCGCCGGCTCGGCGCGGCCCCCGACCCGGCGCTGCTCGACCCGGCCGAGCGGATGGGCGTCGACGAGCTGCGGGCCCTGCAGCTGGAGCGCCTGCGGTGGACGCTGCGGCACGCCTACGACAACGTGCCGCACTACCGGGCGGCCTTCGACGCCGCCGGCGTCCACCCCGACGACTGCCGCGAGCTGGCCGACCTGGCCCGCTTCCCGACCACGGCCAAGGCCGACCTGCGCGAGAACTACCCGTTCGGGATGTTCGCCGTGCCGCAGGACCAGGTCCGCCGGGTGCACGCCTCGTCCGGGACGACCGGCCGGCCCACCGTCGTCGGCTACACCGAGCGCGACATCGCCACCTGGGCCGCGGTCATGGCCCGCTCCATCCGGGCGGCCGGCGGCCGGGCGGGGGACAAGCTGCACAACGCCTACGGCTACGGCTTGTTCACCGGCGGGCTCGGTGCGCACTACGGCGCGGAGGCGCTGGGCTGCACGGTCATCCCGGTGTCGGGGGGCATGACCCCGCGTCAGGTGCAGCTGATCACCGACTTCCAGCCGCGGGTGATCATGGTGACGCCCAGCTACATGCTCACCGTCATCGACGAGTTCGAGAAGCAGGGCATCGACCCGCGGTCCTCCAGCCTGCAGATCGGCATCTTCGGCGCCGAGCCGTGGACCGAGCAGATGCGCACCGAGATGGAGGAGCGCCTGGACATCGAGGCGGTCGACATCTACGGCCTGTCCGAGGTGATGGGCCCGGGGATCGCGCAGGAGTGCGGAGAGAGCAAGGACGGGCTGCACGTCTGGGAGGACCACTTCCTCCCCGAGGTGATCGACCCGGCCACCGGCGAGGTGCTGCCCGAGGGGGAGCAGGGCGAGCTGGTGTTCACCTCGCTCACCAAGGAGGCCATGCCGGTCGTCCGGTACCGCACCCGCGACCTCACCCGGCTGCTGCCGGGCACCGCGCGGCCGGGCATGCGCCGGATGGAGAAGGTCACCGGCCGCACCGACGACATGATCATCCTGCGCGGGGTGAACCTGTTCCCGACCCAGATCGAGGAGGTCGTGCTGCGCACCCCGGGGCTGTCGCCGCACTTCTCCCTCGAGCTGACCAGCCGCGGCCGGATGGACCACCTGACGGTGCACGTGGAGGCGCGCCCGGACTGCCCGGCCGAGCGCCGCGACGTCGCCGCGCGCGAGGTGGAGACGGCGGTCAAGGACACCGTCGGCACCTCCGTCGAGGTCCGCGTCGTGGACCCGGAGACGCTGGCCCGCTCGGTCGGCAAGCTCCAGCGGCTCACGGACCGGCGGGTGCGGTGACGACCGTCCCGGCGCGCCGGGGGCGCCCCGGGCACTCGCTGGACTCGCTGCTCGACGTCGCCGTCGCGGTGTTCAACGAGCGCGGCTTCGAGGCGACCAGCATGGACGAGCTGGCCACCCGGCTCGGCGTCACCAAGTCCGCGATCTACCACCACGTGCCGAGCAAGGTCGAGCTGCTGCGGCTGGCCCTGGACCGGGCGCTGGACGGGCTGTTCGCCGTCCTGGACGAGCCCGGCGCGACCACCGGCCCGGCGATCGACCGGCTCGAGCACGTCGTCCGCGGGTCGGTGCGGGTGCTCACCACCCAGCTGCCGTTCGTCACCCTGCTGCTGCGGGTGCGCGGCAACTCGCCGGTGGAGACCGACGCCCTGCGGCGGCGCCGCGAGTTCGACCGGGTCGTCACCGACCTGGTGCGCGCGGCGGAGGAGCAGGGCGACGTCCGCCCGGACGTCGACCCCGCCGTC comes from the Modestobacter italicus genome and includes:
- the paaK gene encoding phenylacetate--CoA ligase PaaK, whose protein sequence is MTRATSETTRRLGAAPDPALLDPAERMGVDELRALQLERLRWTLRHAYDNVPHYRAAFDAAGVHPDDCRELADLARFPTTAKADLRENYPFGMFAVPQDQVRRVHASSGTTGRPTVVGYTERDIATWAAVMARSIRAAGGRAGDKLHNAYGYGLFTGGLGAHYGAEALGCTVIPVSGGMTPRQVQLITDFQPRVIMVTPSYMLTVIDEFEKQGIDPRSSSLQIGIFGAEPWTEQMRTEMEERLDIEAVDIYGLSEVMGPGIAQECGESKDGLHVWEDHFLPEVIDPATGEVLPEGEQGELVFTSLTKEAMPVVRYRTRDLTRLLPGTARPGMRRMEKVTGRTDDMIILRGVNLFPTQIEEVVLRTPGLSPHFSLELTSRGRMDHLTVHVEARPDCPAERRDVAAREVETAVKDTVGTSVEVRVVDPETLARSVGKLQRLTDRRVR
- a CDS encoding TetR/AcrR family transcriptional regulator; the encoded protein is MTTVPARRGRPGHSLDSLLDVAVAVFNERGFEATSMDELATRLGVTKSAIYHHVPSKVELLRLALDRALDGLFAVLDEPGATTGPAIDRLEHVVRGSVRVLTTQLPFVTLLLRVRGNSPVETDALRRRREFDRVVTDLVRAAEEQGDVRPDVDPAVTSRLLFGTVNSLTEWYRPGRGLDADALADALVTTTFRGLRTAARPSPREALR